From a region of the Syngnathus scovelli strain Florida chromosome 19, RoL_Ssco_1.2, whole genome shotgun sequence genome:
- the eppk1 gene encoding epiplakin — MEPADANEKKQNGHTKIHGPVAGVYLAKSKQKISIYEAMKKRLLKSGTALALLEAQVATVGVVDPVKNQILPVTEAIKEKLIGLELKEKLLFAEKAVTGYVDPYTNQTISVFQAMQKDLVPRDYGLRLLQAQITTHGLLDPIEKTTLSVESAIQKGYYEKGLLDDDQMSELKVFYDPSTQQHINYKTLIKKCIVEPDTGLVLLPIFITFKGLRRGISSAELFESKIINKEMYDNLQEGKTTTQQVMLNETVKEYLQGKGSISGIAILSSNQRLSIYEAMKRNILMPGTALVLLEAQAATGFMIDPVENKKFTVDEAIKNKLIGPEYYAKLRSAERAVTGYKDPYTEKTISLFQALSKDLILKEHGIRLLEAQIATGGIIDPIHSHRLPTDVAFKRGYFDQEMKAILEDSGDDTKGFFDPNTEENLTYLQLMQRCVTDPATGLCLLPLRDKSDVLNFTFIDYQTKISFKQKKVKVACGKYSGMTVSLWELLMSEYLDEKQRTDIIRKYRERMLTIETIVTTVLQIIETSVKNAKVTFEGIRETVTAKQLVEADIISEEILDDLKKGKKSVQDVIEDQNLHVYLQGKDSIAGVLLPDSQILTIYQARQKGKLMPGTALVLLEAQAATGFIIDPIGNRKFSVDEAIKAKIIGPDFYQKLRSAEKAVTGYKDPYYGTTISLFQAMQKDLIVKDHGIRLLEAQIATGGIIDPVNSHRIPVQVAYKRGYFNQEMNEILSDPTDDTKGFFDPNTHENLTYLQLMARCVTDPSTGLCLLPLKGKIQKVNVDDAMKELFRTRVVSVRYGRFKGRHATLWDLINSEYLSESERQEFFKFFKSRKLTIEEIIESILVIIDSKEIKQQADLSFPGLRGEVSVVDLLELQIVDEKTYSNLIDGTLKSTDVLQMDSVRAYLQGKSCVAGVILQPSNQKMSIYEAQKTGILTPGTALCLLEAQAATGFIVDPLTNKKLTVEQALREMLISPQMYEKLLSAERAVTGYTDPYTGQKISLFQALKKDLIVKKHGIRLLEAQIATGGIIDPLKCLHLPLDVAYRKGYFDEELNQILSDPNDDTKGFFDPNTRENLTYLEMLKRCVQDKETGLFLLPMTNTPKTSKTYTRLYTDSEIRRVFEETVVIISFGHYAGKSISLWDLIHSGYFTEDQQNELIEKFRTGKVTTDTIIFTVTSTIEKLEKKEAPKMIMGLRKPVSAKHLLDSGIIDNDTFKLVQQGKTAEVTKCKHVQQYLNGSRSIAGIKVYPSQQVLSIYGAKMEGMLTDGIAYLLLEAQASTGCLIDPLTNQLYTVEEAAKEEVIGPDVCEQLLLAERAITGYKDPYTDITISLFEAMNQQLIQRSDAIRLLQAQIATGGIVDPNMSHRVPINIAVKRGLLDDQLKILLLNPPEDLKGYFDPNTKEKLSYLELMERCEVDPKTGLLFLPLHEEKPNVFHTKEQIELELKNTTVSMHVGKFQNKEVTLWELLLSEYISQKKREQLIEQYKTRAITIEEMIEILTVIITEVSSKEKKFKGLRKQVSASQLYESKIISKELFTQIIQGQVTVDNVNKMESVQKYLGATNCIAGVRVESTKKVMSIYEARSRGLLTPGTSLVLLEAQAATGFIIDPVNNKKLSVAEAVAQNVVGSEMKKKLLSAERAVTGYTDPYTGETISLFQALTKDLIVKDHGIRLLEAQIATGGIIDPVYSHRVPVQVAYQRGYFDEEMNQILSDPDDDTKGFFDPNTQENLTYLQLIERCVTDPKTGLIVLPIVKKGEFYFYVDEATKLILKLRTTTKAGGKYQGTTVSLWDLLYSRYITEEKRQELVQQYKSGVITIERILEIILMIIQQQTTTTTSSSAITCQIPETDIDSSTTKTTITTTVTETETFHGIRKDVSATELLESKIIDENLYKELNSGTITVEEVSEMDSVRRYLEGTNCIAGVYLQSTKETLSIFEARSRGLLTPGTSLVLLEAQAATGFVIDPVNNKKLSVDEAVAQGVVGREWQKKLLSAERAVTGYKDPYTEKTISLFQALKKDLIVKDHGVRLLEAQIATGGIIDPVYSHRVPVQVAYQRGYFDEEMNQILSDPDDDTKGFFDPNTQENLTYLQLVERCITDPVTGLSLLVIVKKGEFYFFVDEATKLILKSRTTTKAGGKYQGTTVSLWDLLYSRYITEEKRRQLVQQFKSGAITIERFLEIILMIIQQQTTTTTSASTITCQIPEKNVDSSTTKTTITTTVTETENFHGIRKDVSATELLESKIIDEDIYKELNAGTITVEEVSEIDSVRRYLEGTNCIAGVYLQSTKETLSIFEAKSRGLLTPGTSLVLLEAQAATGFVIDPVNNKKLSVDEAVAQGVVGREWQKKLLSAERAVTGYKDPYTEKTISLFQALKKDLIVKDHGIRLLEAQIATGGIIDPVYSHRVPVQVAYQRGYFDEEMNQILSDPDDDTKGFFDPNTQENLTYLQLVERCITDPITGLSLLVIVKKGEFYFFVDEATKLILKSRTTTKAGGKYQGTMVSLWDLLYSRYITEEKRRELVQQYKSGVITIERFLEIILMIIQQQTTTSSSTITYQIPETNVDSSTTNTTITTTVTETETFHGIRKDVSATELLESKIIDENLYKELNAGTITVEEVSEMDSVRRYLEGTNCIAGVYLQSTKETLSIFEAKSRGLLTPGTSLVLLEAQAATGFVIDPVNNKKLSVDEAVAQGVVGREWQKKLVSAERAVTGYKDPYTEKTISLFQALKKDLIVKDHGIRLLEAQIATGGIIDPVYSHRVPVQVAYQRGYFDEEMNQILSDPDDDTKGFFDPNTQENLTYLQLVERCITDPITGLSLLVIVKKGEFYFFVDEATKLILKSRTTTKAGGKYQGTMVSLWDLLYSRYITEEKRRELVQQYKSGAITIERFLEIILMIIQQQTTTSSSTITCQIPERNIDSSTTKTTITTTLTETETFHGIRKDVSATELLESKIIDENLYKELNAGTITVEEVSEMDSVRRYLEGTNCIAGVYLQSTKETLSIFEAKSRGLLTPGTSLVLLEAQAATGFVIDPVNNKKLSVDEAVAQGVVGREWQKKLVSAERAVTGYKDPYTEKTISLFQALKKDLIVKDHGVRLLEAQIATGGIIDPVYSHRVPVQVAYQRGYFDEEMNQILSDPDDDTKGFFDPNTRENLTYLQLLERCITDPITGLSLLPLMKQ; from the coding sequence ATGGAACCCGCTGATGCTAATGAGAAGAAGCAAAATGGCCACACCAAAATCCATGGCCCTGTGGCGGGCGTCTACTTGGCAAAATCCAAGCAGAAGATCAGCATATACGAAGCCATGAAGAAACGCCTGCTTAAATCTGGAACGGCGTTGGCCCTTCTGGAAGCGCAGGTTGCCACAGTAGGTGTCGTAGACCCTGTGAAGAACCAAATACTTCCAGTCACGGAGGCcatcaaggaaaaactcatCGGACTTGAGTTGAAGGAGAAGCTCCTCTTCGCAGAGAAGGCTGTCACCGGTTACGTGGACCCTTACACCAACCAAACCATCTCCGTGTTCCAAGCCATGCAAAAAGACTTGGTACCCAGAGATTACGGTTTAAGACTACTTCAAGCTCAAATCACCACGCACGGCCTGCTAGATCCAATTGAGAAGACAACCCTTTCAGTTGAGTCAGCCATTCAGAAAGGCTACTACGAGAAAGGTCTACTGGATGATGATCAGATGTCAGAGTTGAAGGTGTTCTATGACCCGAGCACACAACAGCACATCAACTACAAAACACTGATCAAGAAGTGTATTGTGGAACCAGACACAGGTCTGGTTCTTCTCCCCATCTTCATCACCTTCAAGGGCTTGAGACGAGGCATTTCCTCCGCAGAACTCTTTGAATCCAAGATCATTAACAAAGAAATGTACGATAACCTGCAGGAGGGGAAGACTACAACCCAGCAAGTGATGCTGAATGAGACGGTAAAAGAATATCTCCAGGGCAAAGGCAGCATTTCTGGCATTGCAATCCTCTCATCCAATCAGAGATTGAGCATCTATGAAGCCATGAAGCGCAACATACTGATGCCTGGGACGGCTCTAGTTCTTCTGGAGGCGCAGGCCGCAACCGGATTCATGATCGATCCCGTGGAAAACAAAAAGTTCACTGTAGATGAGGCTATCAAAAACAAACTCATTGGGCCTGAATATTACGCCAAGCTGCGTTCCGCCGAACGAGCCGTGACTGGCTACAAAGACCCGTACACGGAAAAAACAATCTCCCTCTTTCAAGCACTCTCCAAAGATCTCATCCTGAAGGAACATGGGATCCGCCTGCTGGAGGCGCAAATTGCCACAGGAGGAATAATCGACCCCATCCACAGCCACAGGCTCCCCACAGACGTGGCCTTCAAAAGAGGCTATTTTGACCAAGAAATGAAAGCCATACTTGAAGATTCGGGTGATGACACAAAAGGATTCTTTGACCCAAACACTGAGGAGAATTTAACGTACCTTCAGCTGATGCAAAGGTGTGTCACCGATCCTGCTACCGGACTCTGCCTCCTTCCTCTTCGAGACAAATCAGATGTACTGAACTTCACCTTCATTGATTACCAAACTAAGATATCCTTCAAACAGAAGAAGGTGAAAGTGGCTTGTGGGAAGTACTCAGGAATGACAGTATCTCTGTGGGAGTTGCTGATGTCAGAATACTTAGATGAAAAGCAGCGCACAGACATCATACGGAAATACCGGGAAAGGATGCTCACTATCGAGACGATTGTCACAACAGTTCTACAAATCATTGAGACATCTGTCAAAAACGCCAAAGTCACCTTTGAAGGCATTCGAGAAACAGTCACAGCTAAACAGTTGGTTGAGGCTGATATCATCAGTGAGGAGATCCTAGATGATCTGAAAAAAGGTAAGAAGTCTGTTCAGGATGTAATTGAAGATCAAAACCTACATGTGTACCTCCAGGGTAAAGACAGCATTGCAGGTGTTCTCCTACCTGACTCCCAGATCCTGACCATTTACCAAGCAAGACAGAAAGGCAAACTGATGCCAGGAACAGCTCTGGTTTTACTCGAGGCTCAAGCGGCAACAGGATTCATCATTGATCCAATTGGAAACAGAAAGTTTTCCGTGGATGAGGCTATCAAAGCTAAGATTATTGGGCCCGATTTTTACCAAAAGCTGCGTTCTGCAGAAAAGGCGGTGACCGGTTACAAAGACCCATACTACGGGACCACAATCTCTCTGTTCCAAGCCATGCAAAAAGACCTAATCGTAAAGGATCACGGTATTCGACTCCTGGAGGCGCAAATTGCTACTGGCGGCATCATTGACCCAGTTAATAGCCATCGCATTCCCGTCCAAGTGGCCTACAAACGTGGATACTTCAACCAGGAGATGAACGAGATCCTGAGTGATCCTACTGATGACACCAAAGGTTTTTTTGACCCCAACACACATGAGAATCTCACCTACTTGCAACTCATGGCCAGATGTGTCACAGATCCAAGTACGGGACTCTGTCTCCTGCCACTCAAAGGCAAAATTCAAAAAGTCAACGTTGATGACGCCATGAAGGAACTGTTCAGAACAAGAGTCGTTTCTGTACGGTATGGCCGCTTCAAGGGCAGGCATGCAACTCTTTGGGATCTCATCAATTCAGAGTATCTGTCTGAGTCAGAACGACAGGAGTTCTTCAAATTCTTCAAGTCAAGGAAACTCACAATTGAGGAAATCATTGAGTCCATTTTAGTCATCATTGATAGCAAAGAGATAAAACAGCAAGCAGACCTGAGCTTCCCAGGCCTTAGAGGGGAGGTTTCCGTCGTGGATCTTTTGGAGCTTCAAATAGTAGATGAAAAAACCTACAGTAACTTGATTGATGGAACACTAAAGAGCACTGACGTGTTGCAAATGGATAGCGTGAGGGCCTACCTTCAAGGGAAGAGCTGCGTCGCCGGTGTGATACTCCAGCCTTCCAATCAGAAGATGAGCATCTACGAAGCCCAGAAAACTGGCATCCTAACACCCGGAACGGCTCTTTGCCTACTCGAAGCACAGGCAGCCACGGGGTTCATTGTCGACCCACTGACGAACAAAAAGCTAACCGTGGAACAAGCGCTTCGGGAAATGTTGATTAGTCCTCAAATGTATGAAAAGCTTCTGTCTGCGGAGAGAGCTGTCACTGGTTACACCGATCCATACACGGGTCAAAAGATTTCTCTTTTCCAAGCCTTGAAAAAGGATCTCATCGTGAAGAAGCATGGCATTCGTTTACTTGAGGCCCAAATTGCGACAGGCGGTATCATCGATCCCTTAAAATGTCTTCACTTACCCCTCGATGTTGCCTACAGAAAAGGATATTTTGATGAAGAACTGAATCAAATTCTTTCGGACCCGAATGATGACACAAAAGGCTTTTTCGACCCCAACACCAGAGAGAATCTGACATACCTGGAAATGTTGAAAAGATGTGTGCAAGATAAAGAAACGGGATTGTTCCTCTTACCGATGACTAACACACCCAAAACTTCCAAAACATATACGAGGTTGTACACTGACAGTGAAATAAGACGAGTGTTTGAAGAGACAGTAGTGATCATATCGTTTGGACACTACGCAGGGAAATCAATTTCTCTCTGGGACTTGATCCACTCTGGCTACTTCACTGAAGACCAACAAAATGAACTCATAGAAAAATTCCGAACAGGAAAGGTCACCACAGACACCATCATCTTCACTGTAACGTCTACCATTGAAAAACTGGAGAAAAAGGAAGCTCCCAAAATGATAATGGGCCTTAGAAAGCCTGTCTCAGCGAAACATTTACTGGACTCTGGTATTATCGACAATGACACATTCAAACTGGTACAGCAAGGCAAAACGGCAGAAGTGACGAAATGTAAGCACGTGCAACAATACTTGAATGGATCGAGAAGCATAGCAGGGATTAAAGTGTATCCGTCCCAACAAGTTCTGAGCATATATGGTGCAAAAATGGAAGGTATGTTAACAGACGGCATTGCATATCTATTGCTAGAAGCACAGGCATCTACAGGATGTCTCATTGATCCGCTCACAAACCAACTCTACACTGTTGAAGAGGCTGCAAAAGAGGAAGTCATTGGGCCAGATGTGTGTGAGCAGCTCCTGCTGGCCGAGCGAGCCATCACCGGCTATAAAGACCCCTACACCGACATAACAATATCACTTTTTGAGGCTATGAATCAACAGCTGATTCAAAGAAGTGATGCCATTCGCCTTCTTCAAGCACAAATAGCAACGGGTGGAATTGTAGACCCAAACATGAGTCACAGGGTGCCCATTAATATTGCAGTCAAAAGGGGACTTCTGGATGACCAACTCAAAATCCTTCTGCTAAACCCACCTGAAGATTTAAAGGGGTATTTTGATCCGAACACTAAGGAAAAACTCTCCTACCTCGAGTTGATGGAAAGATGTGAAGTAGATCCTAAAACGGGATTGCTTTTTTTACCACTGCATGAGGAGAAACCGAATGTTTTTCACACAAAGGAGCAAATAGAGCTTGAGTTAAAAAACACAACAGTTTCCATGCATGTGGGCAAATTCCAAAACAAAGAAGTGACCTTGTGGGAATTGTTGCTGTCGGAATACATATCACAGAAGAAGCGGGAGCAGCTCATAGAGCAATACAAGACTAGAGCCATAACAATTGAAGAGATGATTGAAATACTCACGGTCATCATTACAGAGGTGtcttccaaagaaaaaaaattcaaaggaCTGAGGAAGCAAGTCTCAGCAAGTCAGCTTTATGAATCAAAGATCATCTCGAAGGAGCTTTTCACACAGATCATACAAGGGCAAGTGACTGTAGACAATGTCAACAAAATGGAATCTGTTCAAAAGTATCTAGGGGCAACAAACTGCATCGCTGGTGTCAGGGTTGAGTCTACAAAGAAAGTTATGAGTATCTATGAAGCGAGGTCCAGAGGTCTGCTGACTCCTGGAACGTCTCTTGTACTCCTTGAGGCTCAAGCTGCTACTGGCTTTATCATTGACCCAGTCAACAACAAAAAGCTTTCAGTGGCTGAAGCTGTGGCTCAGAATGTAGTCGGCAGCGAGATGAAAAAGAAGCTGCTGTCAGCAGAACGGGCTGTCACTGGATATACTGACCCCTACACTGGCGAGACCATTTCCTTATTCCAGGCCCTGACAAAAGATCTCATCGTAAAGGATCATGGAAtccgtcttctggaagctcaaatTGCCACAGGAGGCATCATTGACCCAGTATACAGTCACAGAGTTCCTGTGCAGGTGGCTTACCAAAGAGGCTACTTTGATGAAGAAATGAATCAGATTCTGTCTGACCCAGATGACGACACAAAGGGCTTTTTCGATCCCAACACGCAAGAGAATCTGACTTATCTCCAACTTATAGAGAGATGTGTCACTGACCCAAAAACAGGACTTATAGTACTACCTATTGTGAAGAAAGGGGAGTTTTATTTCTATGTTGATGAGGCCACAAAACTTATCCTGAAATTAAGGACAACCACTAAAGCAGGAGGAAAGTATCAAGGAACCACGGTGTCACTGTGGGATCTGCTCTACTCCAGATATATCACTGAAGAGAAGAGGCAAGAGCTCGTGCAACAATACAAGTCTGGAGTTATCACGATTGAACGCATTTTGGAAATCATCTTGATGATCATTCAACAGCAGACCACTACCACAACCTCATCATCAGCCATCACATGTCAAATACCTGAAACTGACATTGACAGCAGCACCACAaagaccaccatcaccaccacagtTACAGAGACCGAAACCTTTCATGGTATTAGAAAGGATGTCAGTGCTACAGAATTGCTTGAATCTAAAATCATCGACGAGAACCTCTACAAAGAACTGAATTCAGGAACCATCACAGTTGAGGAGGTCAGTGAAATGGACTCTGTCCGTCGGTATCTAGAAGGGACCAACTGCATTGCAGGAGTGTACTTGCAGTCCACCAAAGAGACCCTGAGCATCTTTGAAGCCAGGTCCAGAGGCCTGCTGACTCCTGGAACATCTCTTGTGCTGCTTGAGGCCCAAGCTGCCACTGGTTTTGTCATTGACCCAGTCAACAACAAGAAACTCTCAGTAGACGAGGCTGTAGCTCAGGGTGTGGTTGGCAGAGAATGGCAAAAGAAGCTGCTCTCGGCAGAACGAGCCGTCACAGGGTACAAAGACCCTTACACCGAAAAAACAATCTCCCTGTTCCAAGCGCTGAAGAAAGACCTGATCGTCAAAGATCATGGAGTTCGTCTTCTAGAAGCTCAAATTGCCACAGGGGGCATCATTGACCCAGTTTACAGCCACAGGGTTCCTGTGCAGGTGGCTTACCAAAGAGGCTACTTTGATGAAGAAATGAACCAGATTCTGTCCGACCCAGATGACGACACCAAGGGATTTTTTGATCCAAACACACAAGAGAACCTCACTTATCTCCAGCTGGTCGAGAGGTGTATCACAGATCCCGTCACTGGTCTTAGCCTGTTGGTTATTGTGAAGAAAGGGGAGTTTTACTTCTTCGTTGATGAGGCCACAAAACTTATCCTGAAATCAAGGACAACCACTAAAGCAGGAGGAAAGTACCAAGGTACCACGGTGTCACTGTGGGATCTGCTCTACTCCAGATATATCACTGAGGAGAAGAGGAGGCAGCTTGTCCAACAGTTCAAGTCTGGTGCTATCACCATTGAACGCTTTTTGGAAATCATCTTAATGATTATTCAGCAGCAGACCACTACCACAACCTCAGCATCAACCATCACATGTCAAATACCtgaaaaaaatgttgacagtaGCACCACAAAGACTACCATCACCACCACAGTTACAGAGACCGAAAACTTTCATGGTATTAGAAAGGATGTCAGTGCTACAGAGTTGCTTGAATCTAAAATCATTGACGAAGACATCTACAAAGAACTGAATGCAGGAACAATCACAGTTGAGGAAGTCAGTGAAATAGACTCTGTCCGTCGCTATCTGGAAGGCACCAACTGCATTGCAGGAGTTTACTTGCAGTCCACCAAAGAGACCCTGAGCATCTTTGAAGCAAAGTCCAGAGGCCTGCTGACTCCTGGAACATCTCTTGTGCTCCTTGAGGCCCAAGCTGCCACTGGCTTTGTCATTGACCCAGTCAACAACAAGAAACTCTCAGTAGACGAGGCTGTAGCTCAGGGTGTGGTTGGCAGAGAATGGCAAAAGAAGCTGCTCTCGGCAGAACGAGCCGTCACAGGGTACAAAGACCCTTACACCGAAAAAACAATCTCCCTGTTCCAAGCGCTGAAGAAAGACCTGATCGTCAaagatcatggaattcgccttcTGGAAGCTCAAATCGCCACAGGGGGCATCATTGACCCAGTTTACAGCCACAGGGTTCCCGTGCAGGTGGCTTACCAAAGAGGCTACTTTGATGAAGAAATGAACCAGATTCTGTCCGACCCAGATGACGACACAAAAGGGTTTTTTGATCCGAACACACAAGAGAACCTCACTTATCTCCAGTTGGTCGAGAGGTGTATCACAGATCCCATCACTGGTCTGAGCCTGTTGGTTATTGTGAAGAAAGGGGAGTTCTACTTCTTTGTTGATGAGGCCACAAAGCTTATCCTGAAATCAAGGACAACCACTAAAGCAGGAGGAAAGTACCAAGGAACCATGGTGTCACTGTGGGATCTGCTCTACTCCAGATATATCACTGAGGAGAAGAGGCGAGAGCTCGTGCAACAATACAAATCTGGAGTTATCACGATTGAACGCTTTTTGGAAATCATCTTAATGATCATTCAGCAGCAGACCACAACCTCATCATCAACCATCACATATCAAATACCTGAAACAAACGTTGACAGCAGCACCACAAATACTACCATCACCACAACAGTTACAGAGACCGAAACCTTTCATGGTATTAGAAAGGATGTCAGTGCTACAGAATTGCTTGAATCTAAAATCATCGACGAAAACCTCTACAAAGAACTGAATGCAGGAACCATCACAGTTGAGGAGGTCAGTGAAATGGACTCTGTCCGTCGGTATCTAGAAGGGACCAACTGCATTGCAGGAGTGTACCTGCAGTCCACCAAAGAGACCCTGAGCATCTTTGAAGCCAAATCCAGAGGCCTGCTGACTCCTGGAACGTCTCTTGTGCTCCTCGAGGCCCAAGCTGCCACTGGCTTTGTCATTGACCCAGTCAACAACAAGAAACTCTCAGTAGACGAGGCTGTAGCTCAGGGTGTGGTTGGCAGAGAATGGCAAAAGAAGCTGGTCTCGGCAGAACGAGCTGTCACAGGATATAAAGACCCTTACACTGAAAAAACTATCTCCCTGTTCCAAGCGCTGAAGAAAGATCTGATCGTCAaagatcatggaattcgccttcTGGAAGCTCAAATCGCCACAGGGGGCATCATTGACCCAGTTTACAGCCACAGGGTTCCCGTGCAGGTGGCTTACCAAAGAGGCTACTTTGATGAAGAAATGAACCAGATTCTGTCCGACCCAGATGACGACACAAAAGGGTTTTTTGATCCGAACACACAAGAGAACCTCACTTATCTCCAGTTGGTCGAGAGGTGTATCACAGATCCCATCACTGGTCTGAGCCTGTTGGTTATTGTGAAGAAAGGGGAGTTCTACTTCTTTGTTGATGAGGCCACAAAGCTTATCCTGAAATCAAGGACAACCACTAAAGCAGGAGGAAAGTACCAAGGAACCATGGTGTCACTGTGGGATCTGCTCTACTCCAGATATATCACTGAGGAGAAGAGGCGAGAGCTTGTGCAACAATATAAGTCTGGTGCTATCACCATTGAACGCTTTTTGGAAATCATCTTGATGATCATTCAGCAGCAGACCACAACCTCATCATCAACCATCACATGTCAAATACCTGAAAGAAACATTGACAGCAGCACCACAAAGACCACCATCACCACAACACTTACAGAGACCGAAACCTTTCATGGCATTAGAAAGGATGTCAGTGCTACAGAGTTGCTAGAATCTAAAATCATCGACGAGAACCTCTACAAAGAACTGAATGCAGGAACTATCACAGTTGAGGAGGTCAGTGAAATGGACTCTGTCCGTCGGTATCTGGAAGGCACCAACTGCATTGCAGGAGTGTACTTGCAGTCCACCAAAGAGACCCTGAGCATCTTTGAAGCAAAGTCCAGAGGCCTGCTGACTCCTGGAACATCTCTTGTGCTCCTTGAGGCCCAAGCTGCCACTGGCTTTGTCATTGACCCAGTCAACAACAAGAAACTCTCAGTAGACGAGGCTGTAGCTCAGGGTGTGGTTGGCAGAGAATGGCAAAAGAAGCTGGTCTCGGCAGAACGAGCTGTCACAGGATACAAAGACCCTTACACTGAAAAAACAATCTCCCTGTTCCAAGCGCTGAAGAAAGATCTGATCGTCAAAGATCATGGAGTTCGCCTTCTGGAAGCTCAAATCGCCACAGGGGGCATCATTGACCCAGTTTACAGCCACAGGGTTCCCGTGCAGGTGGCTTACCAAAGAGGCTACTTTGATGAAGAAATGAACCAGATTCTGTCCGACCCAGATGACGACACTAAGGGATTTTTTGATCCAAACACACGAGAGAATCTCACTTATCTCCAGCTGCTTGAGAGGTGCATTACAGATCCCATCACTGGACTAAGTTTACTCCCCTTAATGAAACAGTAA